Proteins from a single region of Punica granatum isolate Tunisia-2019 chromosome 8, ASM765513v2, whole genome shotgun sequence:
- the LOC116216064 gene encoding dof zinc finger protein DOF5.6 encodes MGLTSLQVCMDSSHWLEGSLHDDSGMDSSSSPSGDMLACSRPLMERRLRPQHDQPLKCPRCESTHTKFCYYNNYSLSQPRYFCKTCRRYWTKGGTLRNIPVGGGCRKNKKASSSKKPSEHHNSPMMIQNPGSSSSSSGRNPTDLHLSFPHDIPQLSSHFGSLLGNGSFGAANGFLEGKFGPGPGPIDFMESKLEAIVGNNPSRNNYDFMGNNTASEQVQLGVLSSSGYGDLSGNGFSPNFHGLCSPYGIISSSAIDVPNNVGASFIENNYQSAMDVKPNPKLLSLEWQDQNCSDAGKNNVNTTFGGYSFNGLGSSWTGMINEYSSPATNPLV; translated from the exons ATGGGTCTCACTTCATTGCAAGTGTGCATGGATTCATCTCACTGGCTAGAG GGTTCGCTTCACGATGATTCGGGCAtggattcttcttcttcgcccTCTGGGGACATGCTCGCGTGCTCAAGGCCTCTCATGGAGCGGAGGCTCAGACCCCAGCACGACCAGCCGCTCAAGTGCCCGAGGTGCGAGTCAACCCACACCAAGTTCTGCTACTACAACAACTACAGCCTCTCCCAGCCCAGATACTTCTGCAAGACATGCCGGAG GTACTGGACCAAGGGCGGAACCCTAAGGAACATTCCTGTGGGTGGCGGGTGCCGGAAGAACAAGAAGGCCAGCTCGTCTAAGAAACCGAGCGAACATCACAACAGCCCCATGATGATTCAGAACCCAggatcttcttcctcctcatcgGGCCGGAACCCGACTGATCTCCACCTCTCGTTCCCTCATGACATACCGCAGCTCTCATCTCACTTCGGCAGTTTGCTCGGGAACGGGTCCTTTGGGGCCGCAAACGGTTTCTTGGAGGGAAAGTTTGGGCCTGGACCGGGCCCCATCGACTTCATGGAGAGCAAGTTAGAGGCCATTGTAGGGAACAACCCTAGTCGGAATAACTATGATTTCATGGGCAATAACACTGCATCAGAGCAAGTACAACTCGGAGTGCTGAGCAGCAGCGGCTATGGAGATCTGAGCGGCAATGGCTTCAGTCCGAACTTTCACGGGCTTTGCTCTCCGTATGGGATTATTTCCTCGTCCGCCATCGATGTCCCTAACAACGTGGGAGCAAGTTTCATAGAGAACAACTACCAGAGTGCCATGGATGTGAAGCCAAACCCTAAGTTGCTCTCCTTAGAGTGGCAAGACCAAAACTGCTCGGACGCCGGGAAGAACAACGTTAACACCACGTTCGGGGGCTACAGTTTCAATGGCCTGGGATCTTCATGGACCGGAATGATCAATGAGTACAGTTCCCCCGCAACAAACCCCTTGGTCTGA